The Candidatus Hydrogenisulfobacillus filiaventi sequence ACCAGCGCATCGCCAGCCAGGTGGTGCAGGCGGGGGCGGCGACGGTGGTGGTGGCCAACAAGGCGGACCTCATCAAGGGTACCACCCTTCCCGCCGTGGGCGCGTTGCGGGATCGGCTCGATTACCTGGACTGGGCCCCGGTGATCGCCACGTCGGCCCTCACCGGCTGGCACCTGGACCAGCTGTGGCCGGCGGTGGCGCAGGCCTACCAGGCCTACTCACGCCGGGTGCCCACCCACCTCCTGAACCAGGTGGTGCAGGAGGCGGTGCATCTGAATCCGCCCCCCGTGCAACGGGGCAAGGCCCTGAAGGTGTTCTATGCGGTGCAGGCCGCCGCCCGGCCGCCCCGCCTCCTCCTCTTTGTCAACCAGCCGGCCCTGGCCCAGCCGGCCTATACCCGGTATCTGGAACGGCGGGTGCGGGAGCGGTTCGGCTTCGAGGGCACCCCCATCCGGATTGAATACCGCGAACGGCGGCGGCGAACCGATGAGCGGACCGGCTAAGGCGGTCACCGTCTTCGGCGGCGGCAGCTGGGGGCTCACCCTGGCCGCGCTCGCCGCCCGCTCCGGGGCCGAGGCGGTCACCCTCTGGGTCCGGCGGGAAGCGGTGGCCGACCACCTCCGGCGCACCCGCCGGCATCCTGACTTCCTCCCCCAGCTGCGGCTGCCGGCGATGGTGGAGGTGACCACCGACCTGGGCGTCGCGGCGGACCGGGCGCCGCTGTGGCTGCTAGCGGTGCCCAGCCAGTATCTCCGCGGCGTGGCGGTCCGCCTGGGTCCGCCACCCCCCGGGGTCTCGGCGGTGTCGGCCGCCAAGGGGCTGGAGCAGCCGCGGGGCTTGCGCATGACCGAGGTGCTGCATGAGCTGTGGGGTCCGGTGGCGGTGGGGGCCCTCAGCGGGCCCAACCTTGCGGTCGAGGTGGCGGCCGGCAAACCGGCCGCCACCGTGCTGGCCCTAGAGGATCCCGGTGCCTTCGGCCCCTGGTCGCAGGTGCTGGGCGGTGCTAACCTGCGCGTCTACCTGCAGACGGACGTGGTCGGGGTGGAACTGGGCGGGGCCTTGAAGAATATTCTGGCTCTGGCAGCGGGCATGGCCGACGCCCAGGACCTGGGGGCCAGTGCCAAGGCGGCCCTCATCACCCGTGGCCTGCATGAGATGGGGCGGCTGGCCGTGAGCCTGGGGGCCCGGGTGGACACCCTGGCCGGGCTGGCCGGGCTGGGGGACGTGGTGGTGACCGCCTTCTCGGTGCATTCCCGCAACCACTGGTGCGGCTTCGAGCTCGGCCGCGGGCGCCGGCTGACGGAAGTGCTGGCCTCCACCAACATGGTGGTGGAAGGGGTGGAGACGGCGCGGGTTGCGCAGCGCATGGGCCACGAACGGGGCCTTTCCCTTCCCATCACCGACGAGGTGGTGGCCATTCTGGATGGCAAGCCGGTACAACGGGCCCTGCGGGACCTGATGGCCCGTACCCTGGTCCCCGAACGCGACTAACCTCCGCTGTCCCCCCGCCGGCATGCTTGTTCCGGCGCCCTCATATGCTCCTACTGTGGCATGGGATGGGGCGGGGTCGCCGCCGGGGGTCCCGGGACAGAAGGGGAGGAGAGGACCGTTGATGGAGACCACGCGGGACGCACGCATGGAGAAGCTGGAAAAGTTTGACCTCTTCAAGGACCTGGCGGAACGGACCGGCGGGGACGTGTACATCGGAGTGGTCGGCCCGGTGCGCACCGGCAAATCCACCTTCATCAAGCGGTTCATGGAGCGGATGGTCATCCCCGCCATCTCCGACCCCAACGACCGGCAGCGGGCCATCGACTCCCTGCCCCAAAGCGGGACGGGGCGCACCATTATGACCACCGAGCCCAAGTTCATTCCCGACGACGGGATTGAAATCGCGCTCTCCGACGCCATCAGCTTTAAGGCCCGCCTGGTGGACTGTGTGGGTTATGCGGTGGAGGGGGCCCTGGGCTACCTGGAGGACGAAGGCCCGCGCATGATCCTGACCCCGTGGTCCGAGACACCGATGCCGTTCGAAGAGGCGGCGGAAATCGGCACCCGCAAGGTGATCGAGGAGCACTCCACCATCGGCCTGGTGATTACCACCGACGGCAGTTTCGGGGAGCTGCCCCGGGAGGCCTACGAGCCGGCTGAGGAGCGGGTGGTGCGGGAGCTGAGCGAGCTGGGCAAACCCTTCGTGGTGGTGCTCAACACCGCCCGCCCCTTCGCGGAGGAGACCCTGGCCCTGGCCCAGGACCTCTCGGAACGCTACGACGTGCCGGTCCTGCCGCACAACTGCCTCGAACTGCGGACGGAGGATATTGCCAGTATCCTGGAGCAGGTGCTCTATGAATTCCCGGTCAACAGCATCGACTTCGAGCTGCTGGACTGGCTACCGGCTCTGCCCGAGGACCACTGGCTGCGCCAGAGTTTCGCCCAGCTCACCGAATCGGTGCGGCAGGGCATCCACCGGTTGCGCGACGTGACCGCCGCGGTGCGCGAACTGGGCAGCCATGAGCTGGTGCAGGAGGTGCGCCTGGCCCACATGGACCTCGGCACCGGCTCCGCTGCCGTCAGCCTGGGGGCGCGGGACGACCTGTTCTACCGGGTGCTGGCCGAGATGGCGGACCGCCACGTGGCCGGCCGGGCGGACATCGTGCGCCTGTGGCGGGAGTACGTGGAGGCCAAGGCGGAATGGGACAAGGTGGCGGAGGCGGTGCGCGACGTGCGGGCCACCGGCTACGGGATGGTGCCGCCGACCCTTTCCGAACTGGTGCTGGAGGAGCCCCAGCCCATCCGGCGCGGCAACCAGTTCGGGGTCCGGCTCAAGGCCACCGCCCCTTCCATACACATGATCCGGGCGGACATCGAGACCGAGATTACCCCCATCATCGGCACCGAACGCCAGGCCGACGAACTGGTGCAGTACCTGATGGAACAGTTTGAGGACGATCCGAAGCGCCTGTGGGAGACCAACCTCTTCGGCCGTTCCCTGCATGAGGTGGTCAAGGAGGGGATCCAGTCCAAGTTGTTCAAGATGCCCGAGAACGCCCAGGAGAAGCTGCAGGAGACCTTGCAGCGGATCATCAACGAGGGCTCCGGCGGGCTCATCTGCATCATCATCTGAGCGGGCGGACCGGGGCGCCCGGCGGCCCCGGTCTAGCCGTCCCGGATGCGGGGATCGGCCCAAGCATAGAGGAGGTCGGCCAACAGGTTGCCTAGCACGGTCAGGAAGCCGAGGAGGGTGACGATCGCCAGCAGCACCGGATAGTCGCGGGACTCGGCTGCGTTCCAGAAGAGGAGCCCCATGCCGGGGATATTGAACACCTGCTCCACCACCAGCGAGCCGGCCAGCAGGCCGGGGAGGGAGAGGCCGCCCAGGGTGATGAGGGGCAGGACCGCATTGCGCAGGGCGTGCACCCACAGCACCCGGGCCTCGGACAGGCCCTTGGCGCGGGCGGTCCGGATGTAGTCCTGGCTCAGGGTCTCCTGCATGGCCGTGCGCACGTACCGGGCCCAGCCGGCGGTGGTGGTGAGGACCAGGGTGGTGACGGGCAGCACCAGGTGGCGCAGGCGGTCGCCCGCCCCCGGATGCATCAGGGCGGGGTTGCTCACACCGCCGGCCGGCAGCCAACCCAGGCGTAGGGCAAACACCGAGATCAGGAGCAGGCCCAGCCAGAACTGGGGCATGGCGTAGAAGAAGTAGCCGGCCGCGGTGAGCAGGCGGTCGAACCAGCTGCCGGCGTAATAGGCCTGCAGTGCCCCCAGCAGGATCGCCAGCAGGTGGCTCAATACCAGCGCGGCCGCCACCAGTTCCAGGGTCCGGGGCAGGTTTTCCAGGATGAGGCGCCGCACCGGTTGATGGTAGGCGTAGGAATAGCCGAAGTGTCCGGCCAGGGCGTGGGTCAGCCAGAGGCCGTACTGCTGCCACAGCGGCCGGTTTAGTCCCCATTGCCGGGTCAGGGCCGCCGCCCGGGCGGGGGTGTAATGCGACCCCAGCAGGACGCGGGCCGGGCTGCCGGGGATGAGGTGCAGGAGCAGGAAGCTGATGGCAGTGATCCCGACCAGCACCGGGACCGCGGCCAGCAGGCGGCGCAGGAGATAACCCGGCATGGCGGCCCTCCTAGGGCGTCAGGCGGGGGTCGAAGGCGGCGCGCAGGGCATCCCCGACCCAGGTCAAGGACAGCTCGGTCGCGAGGATGGCGAGGCCGGGCGGGTAGACCAGCCACCAGGTGTGCTGGTACATGGTGCCCATGGCGGAGGCGAGCATGCGGCCCCAGTTGGGGGCCGGCGGCGGCAGCCCGAGGCCGAGGAAGCTCAGGACCGCCACCGCCAGGATGGCGTCTGCCGTGGTGAATGTGGCCGTCACCAGCACCACGCCCAGCAGGTTGGGCAGTAATGCCTGGCGCATCATGTGCAGGGGCCCGGCCCCCATGGCGTATTCCGCTTCCACAAACGGCAGCTGTTTCAGGCGCAGGACCTCCGCCCGCACCAGCCGGCTGACCGGGCTCCAGCTGACAGCCCCCAGGATCAGGATAAGGAGCGGGACCCCCGGGCGCAGCACGGCCCCCAGGAACAGGAGCAGGAACAGCGGCGGCACTGCCAGGACCACATCCACCAGCCGCATCAACACCGCGTCCACCACCCCGCCCGCCAGGCCGGCGATCATGCCGTAGGCGGTGCCGGCCACGACCGCCACCGCGGCGGCGGCGAAGCCGGTTTCCAGGGCGGGTTGGCCGCCCCACATCAGGCGCGCCAGCTCATCCCGCCCCAGGCCGTCGGTGCCGAGGGGAAATCCGCCGCCCGGCGGCTGCAGCAGATGGGCCAAGTGGGGCTGGTCGGGGTTGATCGGGTAAACCACCGGCCCCAGAAAGGTGAAGGCGACCAGCAGGGCGAGGCCGGCCCCGCCGGCCCGGGCCAGGGGATGGCGGCGGAAACGCGTCCAGACCCCGGGCCGGGGCATCAAGGCCGGTCCCGCCCCGCGCGGAGGCAACAGCAGGGAGGTCTGCATCCCGAACGGGCACTCCTTTCACCGGCCGCTCAGCGGGCGATCCACCAGTACTGCATGCGCGGGAACCCCACCAGGTAGTTGAAATAATGGTAGGCGTTGTGCACGTTGTCCGCTACCACCGACAGGGTGACGGCGTTGTTGATCCACAGCATCGGCAGCTGACGGGCGGCGTAACGTTCATAGGCCTGAAAGGCCTGCAGGGCGGCGGCCGGGGTGGCCGCAGGCTGGTGGGTGCGGGCGATGAGGCGGTCCATGACGGGATCGGCGTAGCCGTATGTGTTCATGCCGCCCCGGCTGCTGAACATCTCCCCCCCGGTGGGATAGCTGCCCCCGTAGACGATGCCCTGGCCGACGGCCGCCGACCAGGACGCCTTGGGATTGCCGATGGCGGCCGTGATATCGGCGAAGGGCTCAGGCCGGAGGGTGACCTGGACCCCTTCCCGGGCCCAATCCGCCTTCAGCAGCTCGGCATCCTGAGTCAGGATGCCGCTGCCCGCGGGAACCAGGAGGGTGAAGGCCAGCCGCACCCCCCGGCGGGTCATGACCCCATGCACGTCGCGCCAGCCGTGCTGCTCCAGCAATGCCTGGCCCCGGGCGGGGTCGAAGGGATAGAGCGGGTGGTTGAGGCCGGGAGCCAGGAAGGCGGTGCGGGGGATGGTAGGCACCGGCCCGTACTGGGGGGGTGCAAAGCCGTGCCACAGGCGGTCGATGGCAGCCTGGTCGATGCCCATCTCCAGAGCCTGGCGGACGTACAACCGGCGGAAGACCGGCCCCAGCCCTCCGGGGTCGGAGGGGTTCATGTTGAGCTCGACCCCGAAGAAGGCAAAGGGATACGCCGGACGGACGCGGTCGTGGGTCAGCTGGGCCCGCGCCCCCCACTGGGTGGGGTCGAGGCTGCCCACCTGGGCCGCCCCGCTTTTAAGGGCGGCAAACTCGGCCGCGTCGGAGGCCTCATAGGTGAGGACGATGGTGGCCAGGGCCTTGTGCCCGTCGTAGGACGGATTCGGGCTCAGGGTCCAGCTTTGCTTGTCCACCGCCCGGGTGAGGCGGTAGGGGCCGTCCACCACGCGGTCGAAGCCGGGATTGGTCCCGTTCTGGCCCAGGTATGCCAGCTCCCGGGTCATGTCCCGGGGATACCGGTCCCAGGCCGCGGCCGGCATCGGTGTCAGCTGGGCGATGCCATTATAGAGGAACCATTCCTGGTTGACGGGCTGCTTCAAGGTGATGGTCAGCTCGTAGGGGCCGTCGGCGGTCACCCGGCGGATATTGCCGGGCAGGCCGCCCATGCCGGTGTCGGCATAGGGCCAGGGGGCCGGGGCATGGCGGTTGGAGGCAGCCCGGAGGACCTCCCAGGTGAAGAGGACGTTGCGGCTGGTGACGGGACGGCCGTCGGACCAGTGCCACCGGCGGTGCAGAAAGATGTGATACACCGTGCCCTGAGGGTTCCAGGTGACCGCCCTGGCGACGGAGGTGGCCCAGTTGACTTGGTACTGGTGGTTGATCCAAATGAGGGGTTTATACAGCTGATAAATGAGCTGGAAGTTGTACAGGGAGTTGAATTCGGTTCCGGCCAGGGGCAGGTACCAGTTGATATCGGTTTCGGGAGGGGCGGCGTAGACGATGGTACCGCCGGCCTGGGGCCGTTCCGACGGGGCCGGCCCGGCGGCGGGGTGGCGGCCGCATCCGGCGAGGACAGACCCGGCCAGCAGGATGGCGGCGGTGGCGGCCCCCCACCGGCGGGGTAAGCGGCGTGTCAAGGTCATGCTGCGGGGAACCCCCTGTTGTCTGGTGTAGCGCCACGCGGACAGGCAGTACCAACATAGTCCCTCCGCCCGGGGCTGACAAGCGCGAGGGCAAGAACGTGGGCAACTGTTCCCGGCATCCGCCCGTTACCGGGCGGAGGTGCTCGTCTTACGGGGTCCGAGCGGCTGGCGCCTCCCCCTGCGGGCTTCCCGTTTCTTCCGGGACTGCCCGCCGAGCGGTGGGTCTTACGTCCCGTCCACGGGCGTTTTCCGTCTCCGGGCCACTCCCGGCGACGGCGACCGCCAGGGCCGCAAGATTGCGGGCCGCGTTCTCGTCCCGATCCCGCACGAGCCCGCAGGCGTCGCAGCGGAAGGTCCGCTCCCAGAGGGGCAGCGTCTCTTTTACGGTGCGGCACCGCGAGCAGGTCTTGCTGCTGGGATAGAACGGATCCGCCTCTACCAGGTGGGATCCATACCACACCGTCCTGTAGGTCAGCTGCCGTCGGAGTTCGGCCAGGACCGTATCCGCGAGGGCGCGGCTCAAGCGCCGGTTGCGCAGCATCCCCGCCACATGCAGACGCTCGACCACCACCGTCCCGTAGGTGCGGGCCAACCGGGTGGTCAACCGGTGCCAGGCGTCCTGCTGGATGTGCGCGAGGTGGGCGTGCAGACGCGCGAGCCTTCGGCGGGTCTTGGCCCGGTTCCGGCTCCCCGGCTGGCGCCGGGCCAATTCCCGATTGAGGCGGGCGATGCGCTTGAGCGCCCGCTGGAGCGGCCGGGGATTGGGGACCGTTTCTCCCGTGGAGAGGACAGCGAGATGCCGTACGCCCGCGTCCACCCCCACCACCGTCTCCGGACGCCGGGGCGTGCCGGGCTCCCGCTCCACCTCGCAGGCGAAGCTGACGAACCACCGCCCGCCCTCCCGGCTCACCGTAGCCCGCAGGATGCGCGCCGTCCCCGACCGCAGCCGCGCCAGCAGCTTCGTGGTCGGCTCGTGGGTCCGCACCCGGCCGATCCGGGGCAGGACGACGGGGCTTTGGTCGTCCACCCGGATCGCCCCGGTGGTGAAGCCCACCGACTCCCGGCCCCGGCCCTTCTTGCGGAAGCGGGGGAAGCCCATGCGGCGGCCCTTGCGCCGGCCGTGCCGGCTGTCCCGCCAGTTCCGGAGCGCGTCCGCCAGGCCCGCCAGGCCGGACGCATAGGCTTCCTTGGAGTGCTCCCGCCACCAGGGGGCGAGGGCCTCCTTGGCCCGGTTCCACTCCCGGCGCAGGGCGGGCAGCGTCCAGGGCACCGCCACGGCCTCGCCCCGGGCATGGGCGTCCAGGCGGGCCTTGACGAGCGCCAGCCCCCCGTTGAAGGCGAAGCGGCGGGCCCCCACGTGGGAGGCCAGCGCCCGCTCAACGCGGGGAGAGGGATCCAGGGCGAACCGGAAGGCTTGATGCGTCCTCATGGGGATCCCTCCTCCGCCGCGCACGCCAGCGCTCGTTCCGCCGGGCGCCGGGCCGAGCGGCGACCGTAGAGCCGGGCGCAGAAGCTGGTCAGCACGTCGATCCTGTCCTGCACGAGATCGTCCCGCACCTCGTCCGGTTCCAGGACGATCAGCCGCCTCCCGGACGCGGCGAGCGCGGCCTCGATGGACTCCGACCCGAACCGGGCCAGCCGGTCCCGGTGCTC is a genomic window containing:
- the gpsA gene encoding Glycerol-3-phosphate dehydrogenase [NAD(P)+] 1, which gives rise to MSGPAKAVTVFGGGSWGLTLAALAARSGAEAVTLWVRREAVADHLRRTRRHPDFLPQLRLPAMVEVTTDLGVAADRAPLWLLAVPSQYLRGVAVRLGPPPPGVSAVSAAKGLEQPRGLRMTEVLHELWGPVAVGALSGPNLAVEVAAGKPAATVLALEDPGAFGPWSQVLGGANLRVYLQTDVVGVELGGALKNILALAAGMADAQDLGASAKAALITRGLHEMGRLAVSLGARVDTLAGLAGLGDVVVTAFSVHSRNHWCGFELGRGRRLTEVLASTNMVVEGVETARVAQRMGHERGLSLPITDEVVAILDGKPVQRALRDLMARTLVPERD
- the spoIVA gene encoding morphogenetic stage IV sporulation protein (Evidence 2a : Function from experimental evidences in other organisms; PubMedId : 11160095, 17114257, 17427285, 24810258, 26387458, 28408070; Product type cp : cell process) — its product is MMETTRDARMEKLEKFDLFKDLAERTGGDVYIGVVGPVRTGKSTFIKRFMERMVIPAISDPNDRQRAIDSLPQSGTGRTIMTTEPKFIPDDGIEIALSDAISFKARLVDCVGYAVEGALGYLEDEGPRMILTPWSETPMPFEEAAEIGTRKVIEEHSTIGLVITTDGSFGELPREAYEPAEERVVRELSELGKPFVVVLNTARPFAEETLALAQDLSERYDVPVLPHNCLELRTEDIASILEQVLYEFPVNSIDFELLDWLPALPEDHWLRQSFAQLTESVRQGIHRLRDVTAAVRELGSHELVQEVRLAHMDLGTGSAAVSLGARDDLFYRVLAEMADRHVAGRADIVRLWREYVEAKAEWDKVAEAVRDVRATGYGMVPPTLSELVLEEPQPIRRGNQFGVRLKATAPSIHMIRADIETEITPIIGTERQADELVQYLMEQFEDDPKRLWETNLFGRSLHEVVKEGIQSKLFKMPENAQEKLQETLQRIINEGSGGLICIII
- the appB gene encoding oligopeptide ABC transporter (permease) (Evidence 2a : Function from experimental evidences in other organisms; PubMedId : 7997159, 15849754, 16850406, 26728191; Product type t : transporter); this encodes MPGYLLRRLLAAVPVLVGITAISFLLLHLIPGSPARVLLGSHYTPARAAALTRQWGLNRPLWQQYGLWLTHALAGHFGYSYAYHQPVRRLILENLPRTLELVAAALVLSHLLAILLGALQAYYAGSWFDRLLTAAGYFFYAMPQFWLGLLLISVFALRLGWLPAGGVSNPALMHPGAGDRLRHLVLPVTTLVLTTTAGWARYVRTAMQETLSQDYIRTARAKGLSEARVLWVHALRNAVLPLITLGGLSLPGLLAGSLVVEQVFNIPGMGLLFWNAAESRDYPVLLAIVTLLGFLTVLGNLLADLLYAWADPRIRDG
- a CDS encoding ABC transmembrane type-1 domain-containing protein, whose amino-acid sequence is MQTSLLLPPRGAGPALMPRPGVWTRFRRHPLARAGGAGLALLVAFTFLGPVVYPINPDQPHLAHLLQPPGGGFPLGTDGLGRDELARLMWGGQPALETGFAAAAVAVVAGTAYGMIAGLAGGVVDAVLMRLVDVVLAVPPLFLLLFLGAVLRPGVPLLILILGAVSWSPVSRLVRAEVLRLKQLPFVEAEYAMGAGPLHMMRQALLPNLLGVVLVTATFTTADAILAVAVLSFLGLGLPPPAPNWGRMLASAMGTMYQHTWWLVYPPGLAILATELSLTWVGDALRAAFDPRLTP
- a CDS encoding SBP_bac_5 domain-containing protein encodes the protein MTLTRRLPRRWGAATAAILLAGSVLAGCGRHPAAGPAPSERPQAGGTIVYAAPPETDINWYLPLAGTEFNSLYNFQLIYQLYKPLIWINHQYQVNWATSVARAVTWNPQGTVYHIFLHRRWHWSDGRPVTSRNVLFTWEVLRAASNRHAPAPWPYADTGMGGLPGNIRRVTADGPYELTITLKQPVNQEWFLYNGIAQLTPMPAAAWDRYPRDMTRELAYLGQNGTNPGFDRVVDGPYRLTRAVDKQSWTLSPNPSYDGHKALATIVLTYEASDAAEFAALKSGAAQVGSLDPTQWGARAQLTHDRVRPAYPFAFFGVELNMNPSDPGGLGPVFRRLYVRQALEMGIDQAAIDRLWHGFAPPQYGPVPTIPRTAFLAPGLNHPLYPFDPARGQALLEQHGWRDVHGVMTRRGVRLAFTLLVPAGSGILTQDAELLKADWAREGVQVTLRPEPFADITAAIGNPKASWSAAVGQGIVYGGSYPTGGEMFSSRGGMNTYGYADPVMDRLIARTHQPAATPAAALQAFQAYERYAARQLPMLWINNAVTLSVVADNVHNAYHYFNYLVGFPRMQYWWIAR
- a CDS encoding transposase gives rise to the protein MRTHQAFRFALDPSPRVERALASHVGARRFAFNGGLALVKARLDAHARGEAVAVPWTLPALRREWNRAKEALAPWWREHSKEAYASGLAGLADALRNWRDSRHGRRKGRRMGFPRFRKKGRGRESVGFTTGAIRVDDQSPVVLPRIGRVRTHEPTTKLLARLRSGTARILRATVSREGGRWFVSFACEVEREPGTPRRPETVVGVDAGVRHLAVLSTGETVPNPRPLQRALKRIARLNRELARRQPGSRNRAKTRRRLARLHAHLAHIQQDAWHRLTTRLARTYGTVVVERLHVAGMLRNRRLSRALADTVLAELRRQLTYRTVWYGSHLVEADPFYPSSKTCSRCRTVKETLPLWERTFRCDACGLVRDRDENAARNLAALAVAVAGSGPETENARGRDVRPTARRAVPEETGSPQGEAPAARTP